From Domibacillus sp. DTU_2020_1001157_1_SI_ALB_TIR_016, a single genomic window includes:
- a CDS encoding helix-turn-helix transcriptional regulator — protein MIGVKLKYLRTERGYSITQLAKKAQISKSYLSYLEKNPGTNPSLQVLTKIAEALDTSPNYFMEDTGQKADKPCSQEWINLLRDGLEEDITKEDLEEVQRYMAFIKFKKSH, from the coding sequence ATGATCGGGGTTAAATTGAAATATTTGCGTACAGAAAGAGGGTATTCCATTACCCAGCTGGCCAAAAAAGCGCAAATATCCAAATCCTATTTGTCGTATTTAGAAAAAAATCCAGGAACGAACCCGTCTCTTCAAGTATTAACAAAAATTGCAGAAGCACTGGATACGTCCCCGAACTATTTTATGGAAGATACGGGACAAAAAGCAGATAAGCCGTGCAGCCAGGAATGGATCAATTTGCTGAGAGATGGGTTAGAGGAAGACATTACGAAAGAAGATTTGGAAGAAGTCCAGCGATACATGGCGTTTATCAAATTTAAAAAATCCCACTAA
- a CDS encoding lipopolysaccharide biosynthesis protein, with product MIGHFLTYFIARGLPGIINFLAIFLYSRLLAPEQYGKYAIILAAAALINAFLLSWLRLGVLRYYPSYNEHDRKRFLSTVLVAFGAYSAVSGLLVFAASLFGVFDSGYSTIWLLGLCLLWVSGFFEINLEIFRADLSPKSYGLFYASKAVLTLTVSLAIIWFFHLGAGALVAGSIAASLIPLAVVMPKVWRGLDIRLFDWTILRQLLVYGLPLTLTQTMAFIIDSSDRLLLGWLSGTAAAGLYAVTYDFAQQTIILMMTIVNLAAYPLIIHAMEKGRMAEVKNRMEQNIVYLLAIALPAAGGMAILSGNLSGIFFGEAYREAASLVIPWIAIVSLVQGFKVFYLDLAFQLSKQTSKQIVSVLSGSLLNIVLNVWWIPIYGIKGALAATAAAYAVSSLMSWQLGKAHFSLPFPKREVLKVGASTGIMLAALYPVHTVIGPVALMLQVLLGLLVYGSCIWLFNVLDVRSAVNIGWFKLKVKG from the coding sequence ATGATCGGTCATTTTTTGACCTATTTTATCGCCAGAGGCCTGCCGGGTATTATCAATTTTCTGGCGATTTTTCTTTACAGCCGGCTGCTCGCGCCGGAGCAATACGGAAAATACGCGATCATTCTCGCGGCTGCCGCTTTGATCAACGCCTTCTTATTAAGCTGGCTCCGGCTGGGGGTGCTTCGCTATTACCCATCCTATAACGAACATGATCGAAAGCGTTTTTTAAGTACCGTTCTGGTCGCTTTTGGGGCGTATTCAGCCGTATCAGGGCTGCTTGTTTTTGCCGCTTCGCTGTTCGGTGTGTTTGACAGCGGCTATTCAACCATTTGGCTGCTCGGTCTTTGCCTTTTATGGGTAAGCGGCTTTTTTGAGATCAATCTGGAAATCTTTCGAGCGGATTTATCACCGAAAAGCTACGGCTTGTTCTATGCAAGCAAAGCGGTTCTTACCTTAACAGTTTCGCTGGCGATTATCTGGTTTTTTCATCTTGGGGCCGGAGCGTTAGTGGCTGGTTCCATTGCAGCATCACTCATTCCGCTTGCGGTTGTGATGCCAAAAGTATGGAGAGGCCTGGATATTCGGCTGTTTGACTGGACCATTCTCCGTCAGCTGCTCGTGTATGGACTGCCGTTGACACTGACACAGACCATGGCGTTTATTATCGACAGCTCTGACCGTCTTCTGCTCGGCTGGCTGAGCGGTACTGCAGCCGCGGGGCTTTACGCCGTCACGTACGATTTCGCCCAGCAGACAATTATCTTGATGATGACGATCGTAAATTTGGCGGCCTATCCATTGATTATTCATGCAATGGAAAAAGGGCGCATGGCTGAAGTAAAGAACCGGATGGAACAAAATATTGTCTACTTGCTGGCGATCGCCCTTCCAGCAGCTGGAGGAATGGCGATACTTAGCGGGAACTTGTCCGGGATATTTTTTGGTGAAGCGTATCGCGAGGCTGCCAGCCTGGTCATCCCGTGGATTGCGATTGTTTCGCTTGTGCAGGGCTTTAAAGTGTTTTATCTGGATCTGGCGTTTCAATTAAGCAAGCAAACGAGCAAGCAAATTGTGTCTGTTTTATCGGGATCACTGTTAAATATCGTACTGAATGTATGGTGGATTCCGATTTATGGAATTAAAGGCGCCCTTGCTGCAACAGCCGCCGCTTATGCGGTTTCTTCTCTTATGAGCTGGCAGCTGGGAAAAGCTCATTTTTCTCTTCCTTTTCCGAAAAGAGAAGTATTGAAAGTGGGAGCGTCTACGGGGATTATGCTGGCTGCTTTGTATCCGGTTCACACGGTTATAGGGCCTGTTGCGCTTATGCTTCAGGTGCTGCTCGGCCTTCTTGTATACGGATCCTGCATCTGGCTGTTTAACGTGCTGGACGTTCGTTCGGCAGTGAACATTGGATGGTTCAAACTGAAAGTAAAGGGGTGA
- the galE gene encoding UDP-glucose 4-epimerase GalE, translated as MTVLITGGAGYIGSHTCVELIKAGYDIVLIDSFANSSPDVIERISMITGKTVTFYKGDLLDSAFLDKVFSRHSIEAVVHFAGLKAVGESVEKPTSYYYTNLVSTLHLLQVMGKYDVQRLVFSSSATVYGDGNKMPLKENARLQAANPYGRTKLMIEEMLDDHYRAHPNWRFVILRYFNPIGAHPSGLIGEEPAGRPNNLMPYVTQVAAGRLPELNVFGADYPTHDGTGVRDYIHVVDLARGHIQALKKTASTGFHTYNLGTGRGYSVLDVVRTFEKVNGQPVPYQMQSRRAGDTAVCYADAAKAKAELGWEAVKTLEDMCRDAWHWQVCNPNGYRKKQYVQSNG; from the coding sequence ATGACGGTTCTTATTACAGGGGGAGCAGGGTATATTGGCAGTCATACATGTGTGGAGCTGATCAAGGCCGGTTACGATATCGTACTGATCGATAGTTTTGCCAACAGCAGTCCGGACGTCATTGAGCGGATCAGCATGATAACGGGGAAAACCGTAACGTTTTATAAAGGAGATTTATTGGACTCCGCTTTTTTGGATAAAGTGTTCAGCCGCCATTCAATCGAGGCGGTCGTTCACTTTGCTGGATTAAAAGCTGTTGGGGAATCGGTGGAGAAGCCGACCTCGTATTACTACACAAACCTGGTCAGCACCCTCCATTTGCTGCAGGTAATGGGCAAGTATGACGTGCAAAGGCTCGTATTCAGCTCATCCGCTACCGTCTATGGGGATGGAAATAAGATGCCGCTAAAGGAAAATGCGCGCCTGCAGGCTGCCAATCCGTACGGGCGTACAAAGCTCATGATTGAAGAAATGCTGGATGATCATTACCGCGCCCATCCGAACTGGCGGTTTGTCATTCTTCGTTATTTTAATCCGATCGGCGCTCATCCAAGCGGACTGATCGGAGAAGAACCGGCCGGGCGCCCAAACAACTTAATGCCCTATGTCACGCAGGTGGCTGCTGGCAGGCTGCCGGAATTGAACGTGTTCGGCGCTGATTATCCGACGCACGACGGGACGGGCGTCAGAGATTATATCCATGTGGTAGACCTTGCGCGCGGCCATATTCAAGCACTCAAGAAAACCGCCAGCACCGGCTTCCATACATACAATCTCGGAACGGGCCGTGGTTATAGCGTTTTGGATGTGGTGCGGACATTTGAAAAAGTAAATGGGCAGCCTGTTCCGTACCAGATGCAGAGCAGAAGGGCAGGGGATACAGCTGTCTGCTACGCGGATGCCGCAAAAGCGAAAGCAGAGCTCGGATGGGAAGCGGTGAAAACCTTAGAGGATATGTGCAGGGATGCCTGGCATTGGCAGGTCTGCAACCCGAACGGGTACCGGAAAAAGCAGTATGTACAGTCAAACGGTTAA
- the galU gene encoding UTP--glucose-1-phosphate uridylyltransferase GalU, with protein MSQVRKAIIPAAGLGTRFLPATKAMPKEMLPIVDKPTIQYIVEEAIASGIHEIIIVTGKGKRAIEDHFDHHFELEGHLLEKEKFALLEEIRNVSTMVDIHYIRQKEPKGLGHAVWCARNFIGDEPFAVLLGDDIVQSEVPCMKQMIDVYEKTQSSVLGVKKVPQEEVSRYGIAAVKSCGPRLHEVMELVEKPTAETAPSDLAIMGRYILTPSIFALLEGQESGVGGEIQLTDAIARLQQTEQVFAYEFNGSRYDVGEKMGFVQTTIEFALQKPELREPLLHYLSALVTAETKKNNTRSGLHKAVHL; from the coding sequence TTGTCTCAAGTCAGAAAAGCCATCATTCCTGCTGCCGGTCTCGGCACACGTTTTTTGCCAGCTACAAAAGCGATGCCAAAAGAAATGCTGCCGATCGTGGATAAACCAACGATTCAATATATTGTCGAAGAAGCGATTGCCTCCGGTATTCATGAAATCATTATCGTTACCGGTAAAGGAAAGCGGGCGATTGAAGACCATTTTGATCACCACTTCGAGCTTGAAGGCCACCTGCTTGAAAAAGAAAAATTTGCGCTGCTTGAGGAAATCCGCAATGTATCTACGATGGTCGATATTCATTATATCCGTCAAAAAGAACCGAAAGGACTGGGGCATGCGGTCTGGTGCGCGCGTAATTTTATCGGGGATGAACCGTTCGCAGTCCTTCTCGGTGACGACATCGTTCAATCAGAAGTTCCCTGTATGAAGCAGATGATCGATGTCTATGAAAAAACCCAGTCCTCGGTTCTCGGCGTGAAAAAAGTGCCGCAGGAAGAGGTAAGCCGGTACGGCATTGCTGCCGTAAAATCATGCGGACCGCGCCTTCATGAAGTCATGGAGCTTGTGGAAAAGCCCACTGCTGAAACAGCACCGTCCGACCTGGCCATTATGGGCCGCTACATTTTAACTCCGAGTATTTTTGCCCTGTTGGAGGGGCAGGAGAGCGGTGTCGGCGGTGAGATTCAGCTGACGGACGCGATCGCACGGCTGCAACAGACAGAGCAGGTATTTGCGTACGAATTTAATGGCAGCCGCTACGACGTCGGGGAAAAAATGGGGTTCGTGCAGACAACGATCGAATTTGCCCTGCAAAAACCGGAACTCCGGGAGCCGCTGCTTCATTACTTGTCAGCGCTTGTGACTGCAGAGACGAAAAAGAACAATACGAGAAGCGGTTTGCATAAAGCTGTCCATCTCTGA
- a CDS encoding S8 family peptidase gives MKKAAASLLATGLLVASFGPNAAFAAQEEEENVIVIFDEKVDKKAIAEAEGEIDQTFKQLPIASVTLPADEVKELKQDKDVVRVEKDITVHASADTLDWGIGATNVPVSWNAGFTGKGVKIAVVDTGVAAHSDLAVAGGASFVSYTTSYQDDNGHGTHVAGIIGAENNGFGTKGVAPDADVYAVKSLEKSGSGSLSSILAGIDWAITNKMDIINLSLGTQTNSAAFQALVDKAYASGILVVAAAGNDGSLSGTDDTVDYPARYDSAIAVGAVDSSLKRASFSSTGSTVEIAAPGQSIVSTYLNNGYARMSGTSMAAPYVSGELALLKQANPTADAVRLRTILKDTSKDLGTAGRDPWFGYGLMQAPASAAPQTAQTAPAVSPAVSSLTASTTSVSALPGETKAITLTASYKDRTKADRTKEAAWTSSNPAVATVEGGIIAIHQFGKAVISAADGGKTAKVSVDATVRSLTASTVRIAGKPQDTKTVRLTAVRSNGTKMDVSEAAQWKTADSKVATAASGAVTIQNYGKTTVSGSYGGKTVNITVDASVRSLSVSTKRVAGKPGTVQQVAVTALLSSGQRVDVTPLVTWKVLNQQVASVSGSMISISQYGRTYAAPVFMGKSVNILIESKK, from the coding sequence ATGAAGAAAGCTGCAGCTAGTTTGTTAGCCACTGGTTTGCTTGTTGCTTCTTTTGGTCCAAATGCTGCGTTTGCGGCGCAGGAAGAGGAAGAAAATGTCATTGTCATTTTTGATGAGAAAGTAGATAAAAAGGCGATTGCAGAGGCGGAAGGGGAAATTGACCAGACGTTTAAGCAGCTGCCGATCGCTTCTGTAACACTTCCGGCAGATGAAGTGAAAGAGCTGAAGCAGGATAAAGATGTGGTCCGTGTAGAAAAAGATATTACGGTTCACGCATCGGCCGACACACTCGACTGGGGAATTGGAGCGACAAATGTGCCGGTTTCCTGGAATGCAGGATTTACGGGCAAAGGTGTGAAAATTGCCGTTGTAGATACAGGAGTGGCCGCGCATTCGGATTTAGCGGTTGCTGGCGGTGCTTCTTTTGTTTCCTATACAACGTCTTACCAGGATGATAACGGGCACGGCACGCACGTAGCCGGCATTATTGGAGCCGAGAACAACGGCTTTGGCACAAAAGGGGTTGCACCGGATGCAGATGTGTATGCGGTTAAATCATTAGAAAAAAGCGGTTCAGGCAGTTTGTCGAGCATTTTAGCCGGCATTGACTGGGCGATTACAAATAAAATGGATATTATCAATTTAAGTCTTGGCACGCAAACGAACTCGGCCGCTTTTCAGGCACTGGTCGATAAAGCATACGCGAGCGGCATCTTGGTCGTAGCAGCGGCAGGAAATGACGGATCGCTTTCTGGAACAGATGACACTGTAGATTATCCGGCACGTTATGACTCGGCGATTGCCGTTGGCGCTGTAGATTCTTCTTTGAAACGCGCGTCTTTTTCTTCTACCGGAAGCACGGTTGAAATTGCTGCGCCGGGACAAAGCATTGTTTCCACTTATTTGAACAATGGATATGCGCGTATGAGCGGTACATCGATGGCTGCGCCGTACGTATCCGGTGAGCTTGCGCTGTTAAAGCAGGCGAATCCGACAGCCGATGCTGTCCGGCTCCGGACGATCTTAAAAGATACAAGCAAGGATTTGGGCACAGCGGGAAGAGATCCGTGGTTTGGCTATGGATTAATGCAGGCGCCGGCGAGTGCCGCACCGCAGACAGCTCAAACGGCTCCGGCTGTAAGCCCGGCGGTTTCCAGCCTGACAGCCAGCACCACTTCGGTTTCGGCGCTGCCGGGTGAAACAAAAGCGATCACACTTACAGCTTCTTATAAAGATAGAACAAAAGCAGACCGAACAAAAGAAGCCGCATGGACATCGAGCAATCCAGCTGTTGCAACCGTTGAAGGCGGCATCATTGCGATCCACCAGTTTGGCAAAGCGGTCATCAGTGCAGCAGACGGCGGTAAAACGGCAAAGGTATCTGTTGACGCGACGGTGCGGTCTCTTACAGCCAGCACGGTGCGTATTGCAGGAAAACCGCAGGACACAAAAACAGTCCGCCTGACGGCTGTACGTTCAAATGGAACGAAGATGGATGTAAGCGAAGCCGCTCAATGGAAAACAGCAGATAGCAAAGTAGCCACTGCTGCTTCTGGCGCCGTAACGATTCAAAACTATGGTAAAACGACGGTTTCCGGATCATACGGCGGTAAAACGGTGAATATCACAGTAGACGCCAGCGTACGCAGCTTAAGTGTCAGCACAAAGCGCGTAGCCGGAAAACCTGGAACAGTGCAGCAAGTAGCCGTTACAGCTCTTCTGTCCAGCGGGCAGCGCGTTGATGTCACGCCGCTTGTGACATGGAAGGTGCTGAACCAGCAGGTAGCGAGCGTATCAGGCAGCATGATTTCCATTTCGCAATATGGCAGAACGTATGCCGCTCCCGTTTTTATGGGGAAATCCGTGAATATTTTAATTGAAAGCAAAAAATAA
- a CDS encoding aminotransferase class I/II-fold pyridoxal phosphate-dependent enzyme — translation MSPNEKRIYLSPPHMSGLEQKYVKEAFDTNWIAPLGPHVDEFEKRMAAYAGTKGGAAVNSGTAAIHLALLLLGVTKGDTVFCSTLTFVASANPIVYLGAEPVFIDSEADSWNMSPQALERALHEAKRQNKLPKAVLIVHLYGQSAKMEELLSICRYYGVAVVEDAAESLGTEYKERKSGSMGDFGIYSFNGNKIITTSGGGMLVSNDTESLDRARSLAAQARDPVPYYQHQQTGYNYRMSNILAGVGIAQLGVLDERVAAKRALFVRYKEYLGSLEGIHFAEEIEGSKSNRWLTALTIDESVTGLRASSLIIALEKENIEARHVWKPLHTQPLFKGCAYFPHSEEESVSDRLFEQGLCLPSGSGLTEAEQDRVIGVIQTQFKLRFNK, via the coding sequence ATGTCACCGAATGAAAAGCGGATTTATTTGTCGCCGCCGCATATGAGCGGTCTCGAGCAGAAATACGTGAAAGAAGCCTTTGACACCAACTGGATTGCGCCGCTCGGACCGCATGTGGATGAATTTGAAAAAAGAATGGCCGCTTACGCCGGAACAAAAGGGGGCGCGGCGGTCAATTCAGGAACGGCGGCGATTCACCTGGCATTGCTTCTGCTCGGTGTAACAAAAGGAGATACTGTTTTTTGCTCGACGCTTACCTTTGTGGCCAGCGCAAATCCAATTGTCTACCTTGGAGCTGAACCGGTTTTTATTGATTCAGAGGCAGACTCGTGGAACATGTCACCACAGGCATTGGAGCGGGCACTGCACGAAGCCAAACGGCAAAACAAGCTTCCGAAAGCGGTGCTGATCGTTCATTTATATGGACAGAGTGCCAAAATGGAGGAGCTTTTATCGATCTGCCGCTATTACGGTGTAGCCGTTGTGGAAGACGCCGCCGAATCCCTTGGAACAGAGTACAAGGAAAGAAAAAGCGGCAGTATGGGCGACTTCGGCATTTATTCATTTAACGGCAACAAAATTATCACAACGTCCGGCGGCGGCATGCTCGTATCGAATGACACGGAAAGCCTTGACCGTGCCCGCAGCCTTGCCGCTCAGGCAAGAGATCCAGTCCCGTATTACCAGCATCAGCAGACCGGGTACAACTACAGAATGAGCAACATCCTCGCAGGGGTCGGCATTGCACAGCTCGGGGTATTAGATGAACGGGTGGCGGCTAAACGCGCGCTGTTTGTTCGTTATAAAGAATATTTAGGTTCGTTAGAAGGAATTCATTTCGCTGAAGAAATAGAAGGAAGTAAATCAAACCGGTGGCTGACGGCACTGACCATTGATGAATCAGTGACCGGCCTGCGGGCGAGCTCCCTTATTATCGCATTAGAAAAAGAAAATATTGAAGCACGGCACGTCTGGAAGCCGCTTCACACACAGCCGCTCTTTAAAGGCTGCGCTTATTTTCCGCACAGCGAGGAGGAAAGTGTATCCGACCGGCTGTTTGAACAGGGCCTATGCCTTCCGTCCGGCTCGGGTTTGACCGAAGCAGAGCAGGACCGGGTGATTGGAGTTATTCAAACGCAGTTCAAGCTTCGATTCAATAAATAG
- a CDS encoding nucleoside-diphosphate sugar epimerase/dehydratase, with protein sequence MGYRRKMTMMLLVDMFLVCAAVFTGKMIIGAPADQVFVSALLLMAGYYVFAFYYGLYKKAWSYASIGDMLALIKTITLSAVITGAVQWLFLNPENVRHTIVAWQLLLIMMGTIRLSERMLRDVELVKSKRKKRTLIVGAGSAGTLVVRQLLRDRQTNLVPAAFVDDDPRKHQLQLLGVPVAGSIGEIEKAVTAYKIDHIVIAIPSLGKEELDRVRALCAKTNVRTQILPRIEQLILDKGTMPKLQDIQPEALLAREPVTLNTEEIAGSITGKVVLVTGAGGSIGSEICRQLSVFKPSQLLLLGHGENSIYSIEMELREAAGDDMKVVPIIADIQDRARIFRIMDQYRPAVVYHAAAHKHVPLMEANPHEAVKNNVIGTKNVAEAAAKHGVQTFVMVSSDKAVKPTSVMGATKRVAELLIQQMDRASQTRFVAVRFGNVLGSRGSVIPLFKSQIERGGPVTITHPDMERYFMTIPEASRLVIQAGALAKGGEIFVLDMGEPVKITDLAKNLIQLSGYTLDEIGIRYTGMRPGEKMYEELLDASEIHEKQIYPKIYIGKSTVQDMKWVEYLLVKFTVLEERALAALLLDIAHNRVNSQPNLIAASQ encoded by the coding sequence ATGGGTTATCGAAGAAAAATGACAATGATGCTGCTGGTGGATATGTTCCTGGTCTGTGCCGCTGTGTTTACAGGAAAAATGATTATAGGTGCACCCGCTGATCAAGTATTTGTATCTGCTCTGCTTTTAATGGCGGGCTATTATGTATTTGCTTTCTATTATGGATTATATAAGAAGGCCTGGTCATATGCGAGTATTGGGGACATGCTGGCACTCATTAAAACCATTACGCTGTCTGCTGTCATTACAGGCGCGGTTCAATGGCTGTTCCTAAATCCAGAAAACGTCCGCCATACCATTGTGGCCTGGCAGCTTTTGCTGATCATGATGGGAACGATCCGATTATCGGAACGAATGCTGCGGGATGTAGAACTGGTGAAAAGCAAAAGGAAAAAGCGGACGCTCATTGTCGGTGCCGGTTCTGCCGGAACACTGGTAGTACGGCAGCTACTTCGGGACCGTCAAACAAACCTTGTACCGGCTGCTTTCGTTGATGATGATCCCCGCAAGCACCAGCTGCAGCTTTTAGGCGTTCCGGTTGCCGGGTCGATTGGGGAAATTGAGAAAGCAGTCACAGCCTACAAAATTGATCATATTGTGATTGCCATCCCGTCGCTGGGCAAAGAAGAACTGGATCGTGTGCGTGCACTTTGTGCAAAAACAAATGTCCGAACACAAATTTTGCCAAGAATTGAGCAGCTTATTTTAGACAAGGGGACAATGCCGAAGCTGCAGGATATCCAGCCCGAAGCGCTGCTTGCACGCGAGCCGGTCACATTGAATACAGAGGAAATCGCCGGTTCCATTACAGGCAAGGTCGTGCTTGTCACCGGTGCGGGCGGATCAATCGGATCCGAAATCTGCCGGCAGCTCAGCGTCTTTAAGCCTTCACAGCTGCTCCTGCTCGGGCACGGTGAAAACAGTATTTATTCTATTGAAATGGAGCTGCGCGAAGCTGCAGGCGATGATATGAAAGTGGTGCCGATTATTGCGGATATTCAAGACCGAGCCCGTATTTTCCGTATTATGGATCAATACCGGCCGGCCGTTGTGTACCATGCAGCTGCCCACAAGCATGTGCCGCTGATGGAGGCTAACCCGCATGAAGCAGTGAAAAACAACGTAATCGGCACAAAAAATGTGGCAGAGGCAGCGGCCAAACACGGCGTACAAACTTTTGTGATGGTGTCGTCAGACAAAGCTGTGAAGCCAACGAGTGTAATGGGTGCCACAAAGCGCGTTGCCGAGCTCCTTATTCAGCAGATGGACCGCGCCAGCCAGACCCGTTTTGTAGCAGTGCGGTTTGGAAATGTTCTCGGCAGCCGGGGCAGTGTCATTCCGCTGTTTAAAAGCCAGATTGAGCGGGGAGGACCGGTGACCATTACACATCCGGATATGGAACGTTACTTTATGACCATTCCGGAAGCGTCGAGGCTTGTTATACAGGCGGGGGCACTTGCCAAAGGCGGCGAAATCTTTGTGCTGGATATGGGAGAGCCGGTGAAAATCACAGACCTGGCGAAAAACCTCATTCAGCTGTCAGGCTACACGCTTGATGAAATTGGCATTCGCTACACAGGAATGCGCCCGGGAGAAAAAATGTATGAGGAACTGCTTGATGCAAGTGAAATTCATGAGAAACAAATTTATCCGAAAATTTACATCGGCAAATCCACCGTCCAGGATATGAAATGGGTGGAGTACCTTCTTGTGAAATTTACAGTTTTAGAAGAACGGGCATTGGCCGCTCTGCTGCTTGATATTGCTCATAACCGTGTGAACAGTCAGCCAAACTTAATTGCCGCAAGTCAGTAA
- a CDS encoding glycosyltransferase encodes METKKVALFLPSLVGGGAERVMLSLASEFADQGHHVDLVLAKATGDYMHQVPANVHIVDLDTPRVLYSLFPLIRYLKEHKPQSVLSALDHTNVVAICAVSLANINAKTVVSIHNNLTQFAKVRKKSMIMRLIPSLMKWSFKRAHKVIAVSQGVADDVIEQLQLPEEKVQVIYNPVVDDALIQKANEPLFHPWFQKGEPPVLLAVGRLTPEKDFPNLLRAFAKLRQQKEARLIILGEGGKRAELEELIAELGVAEDVQMPGFVDNPYAYMKNARLFVLSSYCEGLPTVLIEALACGTEVVSTDCPSGPKEILKGGRYGSLVEIDNSDALFQAILEQLDTPKAEANREAYEPFWKTNVSRQYLEIL; translated from the coding sequence ATGGAAACAAAAAAAGTGGCGTTATTTCTTCCATCTTTAGTAGGCGGGGGAGCGGAAAGAGTAATGCTGAGCCTGGCATCTGAGTTTGCCGACCAGGGGCACCATGTTGATCTCGTTTTAGCAAAGGCAACGGGTGATTATATGCACCAGGTACCGGCCAATGTGCATATTGTTGATCTGGATACACCAAGGGTTTTGTACAGCTTATTTCCGCTGATCCGGTACTTAAAGGAGCATAAGCCGCAGTCCGTTCTCTCCGCACTAGATCATACAAACGTTGTCGCCATTTGTGCTGTGTCACTGGCAAACATCAATGCCAAAACAGTTGTCAGCATTCACAATAATTTAACCCAATTCGCAAAGGTAAGGAAAAAAAGCATGATTATGCGGCTGATCCCTTCATTGATGAAGTGGAGCTTTAAGCGGGCACACAAGGTAATCGCAGTCTCCCAGGGAGTAGCGGATGACGTGATTGAGCAGCTGCAACTTCCTGAGGAGAAAGTGCAGGTGATTTACAACCCGGTTGTAGATGATGCGCTCATTCAAAAAGCAAATGAACCTCTTTTTCATCCGTGGTTTCAAAAAGGAGAGCCGCCGGTTCTGCTGGCAGTCGGCCGGCTGACACCCGAAAAAGACTTCCCGAATTTGCTGCGGGCGTTTGCGAAGCTGCGCCAGCAAAAAGAAGCGCGTCTTATCATTCTCGGTGAAGGCGGCAAACGGGCAGAGCTTGAAGAGTTGATCGCCGAGCTTGGGGTAGCAGAAGACGTACAGATGCCTGGATTTGTAGACAATCCATACGCATACATGAAAAATGCCCGGCTGTTCGTTTTATCTTCTTACTGCGAAGGGCTGCCGACAGTCTTAATCGAGGCACTGGCATGCGGAACGGAAGTGGTGTCTACTGACTGCCCAAGCGGACCGAAGGAAATTTTAAAAGGCGGCCGGTACGGATCACTTGTCGAAATCGACAACAGTGATGCGCTGTTTCAAGCGATCCTTGAACAGCTGGACACGCCAAAGGCGGAAGCAAACAGGGAAGCCTATGAGCCGTTTTGGAAAACGAACGTGTCCCGCCAGTATTTAGAAATCCTATGA
- a CDS encoding YveK family protein, whose product MDVQESKVNDFLRVIGRRWPVVVVITLLFTIGAGLVSFFVLPSEYEATSKVLVNETNPKAAAGEAAGDPATSYYKMETSFKLFETFMVIGQSPQVLDQVIHNLQLSESYSQLSEKVTISRVGESLVFEIRANDENPDQAISIVNEISKVLNQEISKIYGENQISVLQTGNESDAMSPVSPKPFLNMVVAFLAGLVLSVLIAALLEWVKKPKLVSVEAHSENNAMYSSKISTK is encoded by the coding sequence GTGGATGTACAGGAAAGCAAAGTGAATGATTTTCTTCGCGTAATAGGAAGAAGATGGCCGGTGGTTGTGGTCATTACACTCCTTTTCACCATCGGTGCAGGGCTGGTCAGTTTTTTTGTTTTACCTTCCGAATATGAAGCAACGTCAAAGGTGCTGGTCAATGAAACGAATCCGAAAGCCGCGGCAGGAGAAGCAGCAGGAGATCCAGCCACTTCTTATTACAAAATGGAAACGTCTTTTAAATTGTTTGAAACGTTTATGGTCATTGGCCAAAGCCCTCAAGTACTCGACCAGGTGATCCACAACCTGCAGCTCAGTGAGTCCTACAGCCAGCTGAGTGAGAAAGTTACAATCAGCCGCGTTGGGGAGTCGCTTGTTTTCGAAATTAGGGCAAACGATGAAAATCCTGATCAGGCGATCAGCATTGTGAATGAAATTTCAAAGGTGTTAAACCAGGAAATCAGCAAAATTTACGGGGAAAATCAAATCTCTGTTTTACAAACAGGCAATGAGAGCGATGCAATGAGCCCTGTTAGTCCAAAACCATTCCTTAATATGGTCGTTGCGTTTTTGGCCGGATTGGTTCTTTCGGTTCTTATCGCTGCCCTGCTTGAATGGGTAAAAAAACCGAAGCTTGTATCGGTTGAAGCGCATTCAGAAAACAATGCCATGTACAGCAGCAAGATTTCTACTAAATAA